Within the Malus sylvestris chromosome 4, drMalSylv7.2, whole genome shotgun sequence genome, the region TGCAAGAGAGGAAAGCAAGTAGAAGAAACTTATATATTTGTGCGCCAATTTTCGTATAATACCacaaaatacacacacacacacaacccaAGCTATATTCTAAAAATTGCAAAATAGTACATCCACaactttgaaacaaaaaagTGCCACGACATTTTACTTTGAAACATTTAAAACATCAACTGTGGCTATTGGAGATCTAAAccaatcaaataaaacaagtatCTAATCTGCTTGTGCTGAGAAAAAGTATGAAAACAAAGGAAATCGAAAAGTCTAACCAATCCCTGCACATTCATATCTCTTACAGCATAAGCATCACTCAGGTGGTTCACATACCATGGCCATTAACTAAACCGAGCTTGCATTCTTTAAAACCAAAACATAATTTCAGCTAAAAAAAAACCATACTTTTTACTCACCTCTTCTTCGAAAAAATTTCCGATCCACTGAAAATAAGTAAAAACCACAGAATGAACACATTTATTTTGTTCAATCATCATGGACATCAAAGCCAAAGCAATAAtctttcaaccaaaaaacaatcgTTAACCCCAAATTAACAGCAAAACAAGCTAAATTAACACAACCCATTAAAGAGCCACTCAAGAAATACACGATCATATTCATTAAACTTTCAAAAATCAATTAACTTTCAAAattgaaataactccaaacaacACAGACCCAATTAACTAAAAGCTCTCAACAGTGAAAGATCAAACAAAAGGGTACCTGAAATTTTCGAAAACCCTAGCTCCAGACCCGATTAAATCCTACAAATTCATCATCAAAATCGTCCCAATCAACAAAACCACGAACTGGGTGCTGCTGAAAACACCAAGAATCAAAGTCCCGAAGCGACGGAAGACGGATAGAGCTCGAAAGTCGAGGTCTTGGAATTGCAGGAATAAGAGGGACGGAGAGTGCAGAAAAAAAGGGGCAAAAAACAGCGACAGTTTGAAAAGATGGAGTGGAAGGAAATTGGCGGGTAAATTGCGAAGAAAATCGTGAAGGGCAagaaggagaggaagagagattgGGAATTACAGGGGCAGAAGAGGCAGTATATGTTTAGGGTTGAGAAGGGAAATACAGGTATGATGGAATTGAGAAAAAAAGAGGGTATTTAGGTCAAAGAAATTGGGAATGGTTTTTTGGAATTACTGTTTTGCCCTAATTGGTTTATATAGGATTTTGCCTTTCTTGGAAAGGCAAAGCACTCCCACAAGTCAAATAAAGTAATTGTAACCGTATGAACCCGTATTCAAtataaacacttgaaaacattGTTAACATGATATATCGAATTACATGTATGATTTAATAATTTGTACACGCAATTTATTAAGTGGTGTGAAAGCACTTAAGGAGCTTATTGTAATATTTGATTTGTATAAATACGACAATTGATATGTCATTTGTTATTCGTCTTTAATATGTGATGATTACAGAAAAAACTATGACAAAATATCTTAttaatatgaaattaaaatggTGAATTGCTTTGATGATTCGGGTCTTTTAGTTCAAATTATTCATTGTTTATTTAGTGAAAGATTAAAATAATTTACCGTAGATAAACTCAGAGATAACTTCTATCGATTTTTattgtcaaaaacaaaaagttacGTTAATCTTAAtgaccattttagctaaaaaaccaaataaaaatttacttgtttcattgataaatttgagaaaaacaaaatttccTCGGGAATCTTTGctgttcatctttttttttggtGGGAAAATCCTTGCCGTTTATTCAAGTCCAACTGAACAGCctatttaatcttttttttttttttgagttttaatgaaacacttttggtactgttcattttaacgaacaatcatatttttactttaaaaagtcaatcttgatactattcacctacaacacatttttgttatttttgttaaaacttaaagttttcaaacattttttattagttttaatttttttctttttatagagggACCTTTGCGTACGGTGTCGTTTTGTCCTGGTGATCTGAAATTTCCCAAGTTATATATGGTGATCTGAAATTTTTGTTGCtaattgaattgggttttggttgaatttgaatcaGGCCATTAAAGGTTAAACCTTCTGATGGGTATTGGTATTTCAAGTGATTAAATTTAATTTCgaaattaattttttggtttgtttctttgaatTAATCTTTGTGGTTGGTGAAATTGTATTTGGAATTTTTCGATATGGGTTGTCTCAGGGTTTTCGTTTGATCTTCTGAGATGAATTGGTTAGTGCTTGCTGCTATGAATTTGTGCTTTTCAGGCGTTGACCCTCAAAAGTTTCTGCTTTTAATGGAAATGTAAGCTTTTGATCATGTGGGTTTTGATCCTGTTGAGAAATAAGATTTGGGGCATTAGCAATTGGTTCGATCTTCATGTTATCGATTCTTTTGATTTCGGTTTTTCTACGAGAAATGTGGTGTGTGTTCTTAAGAATGTTCTGTTTATGCATGTCACttgcttcctttttttttttaggaaaattaaggaaaatggcttgaaaactttgagtcttaacgataaggacaaaataaagggtaaagtgaatagtaccaagattgactttttaatgcaaaaatgtggtttttcgttaaagtaaacagtactagGGGCTTTTcgataaagttcttttttttttttttttcgggtcAAGATGTTTCCTTTTCAGAATTCTTTTCGTTCAATGTAAATTTCGGGTTCATTTTGTTATGTTTAGATTGCTCCTTGCTGCCCTCTCAGCTAACAGAAGTTGGAATGCAGGCCTAAATTCCGGTGCTAAACTAGCTGTTTTGGTGATTGGTCTGAATATCCCGAATCTCCCTTGTCCGTTGAGGGAAATGTTGCTGGATTTCACCTTGGATTACTGATTCACATTTGAAGGACTAGTGTTTCCTACTCTGAGCACATGGCTGCCTCGGGGACTTCATCTGCATTGACGCAGAAAGCCCCCCAGGATTGGTCTAAAGCTTTGGTACACGCTCTTTTTGAATGGCTGCTGATTTCTATGCTGTTTGTTTACGCCATATTCTCATATGTTATTACGAAGTTTGCTTATTACTGTGGATTGCAAGCGCCTTGTCTGCTGTGTTCAAGAATTGATGATGTTTTGGGAAAGGAAAAACTTGGTTATTATTGGGACCTTTTCTGTGGAAATCATAAGTCAGAGATTTCTTCGTTGGTTCTTTGCCGTACTCACAATAAGCTTGTAGATGTTCATGGAATGTGTGAAAGTTGCCTCTTCTCATTTGCAACATTTAATAGATCCAATGCCGAGTCTTACAGATTACTGGTGGGTAAGTTGGGGGATGATCCTAAATTTGATTTCGATCAGGACCCTTTACTCGTGGGTCATAATACTTGCTCTTCAAGCAGAACGTTGTGTTCTTGTTGCAATCAGCCATGGATTTCTCGGGGGCATTCTCAAAAGTTGATTCAGATAAAAATATTTGGCGCTGATGCTGAACTCGATATGCCCCTATCTCGTTCTATTGAACATAATCAGAAAGAACCGAGGAAGGCACAAGATGAATCATATATGTCAGCAAGAACCACTCTTATGAGAGAGAATGGGATTCACCCTATATCTCATGTCCAATACGCAGAACTCAAGGTTAATTCTGATACTGAATCGGAAGTTCATTGTTCTGACAATGAAGATGCAAGTGCTTTGATTCATGAAAGAGACAATCCCAAGGAAGATAAATCAGCTCCGAGAGATCCAGCATCTGTTCCCAAGCCTTCAATTTTGGTCTCACAGACACAAGTTGATTCTAAGTCCCATGGTAGTACATCTGTAGCATCTACTGTTGCTATCGGCCATGGACTGGAGGAACTTAACTGGCAACAAGTTGGAAGCAAGGCTGATCTCCCTCCGTCAACTGCACCCATCGTTGACAATCACCCTCCATCATCAAATGCAATGAAACCCCCAATTGAAGTATCAAAACAAAGAAGTGAGTTCGGAACTTTTTTCAGTTTCCTCTTTTCTACATTGTCTTGATTTcgctattttttttctctttgaatTCAACATATTATTGATTTTTGTATGAAATGCTTCTGCATTAAGCACCCATTGTTTACTGCAGTAAATTAACTTTACAATGATCATTCTTGTCTGTGGTGGTTTCTCTCAGTTGATATTACTGGAAATCATGAAATTGATCAAACATCTGTGGCGGAATCTGGGGAATTGTACAAGGGAGAAGTCAAGCCACTTGCAACATCTGAAACAGGTTTGGAAACAAACCTTGTTTCAAGCAACGCTAATGAGCAAGTAACCAATGTTCTAGACCTTGGTGATGCTTATAAACTTGTTGTTGTTAGTAAAGGAAGGCATTTGTCTGGTGTGGTTGCAGAACAATGGATTGGGAAGGACTCTTCTAAAGTTACTGAAGATTTGAAGGTCTTGCTGTCACAGTTGTCTACCACTAGAGGGCTTGAGCAATCAACAAGCGCAACGAGTCCGAGATTGTCTGCAAATAGTGGAAGTGCAATGAGTCCGAGATTGTCTGCAAATAGTGGAAGCGTAATGAGTCCAAGATTGTCTGCAAATAGTGGTGATTTGAAAGCTTCGGATACTTCCAGTTATTTTGGAATGCAGATACATAACAAGAGGATCTCACTTGAAAGAAATGAGTCTGGGCTGTCCGTGGATGGGAGCATTGTCAGTGAAATTGAGGGTGAGAGTATGGTTGATCGATTAAAGCGTCAGGTTGAGCATGATAAGAAAATTATGAGCGGTTTGTATAAGGAGttggaggaagaaagaaatgcTTCTTCAATCGCTTCAGATCAAGCAATGGCCATGATTACAAGACTGCAAGAGGAGAAGGCAGCGCTCCGTATGGAAGCACTCCAGCAACTAAGAATGATGGAAGAGCAAGCCGAATATGATAATGAAGCTCTGCAAAAGACAGACGACCTTCTTGttgagaaggagaaggaagtaCAAGATCTGGAAGCGGAGCTGGAATTTTATAGGAATAAGTATCCCAATGAATCGATGCTAGATAATCTGGCAGAGACAACCGGTGATGTTCATGCAAGGGATATTGGGGTTGTTCATTCCGAATCAAGCAGCATGGAACATAGTTCAAGTGTACATAAACATGTGGATAATGGAAAGCCTCATACACACAGCAAAGTTGAAGGAGCCGCTACAACTTTTGG harbors:
- the LOC126619801 gene encoding myosin-binding protein 1-like isoform X3 — translated: MAASGTSSALTQKAPQDWSKALVHALFEWLLISMLFVYAIFSYVITKFAYYCGLQAPCLLCSRIDDVLGKEKLGYYWDLFCGNHKSEISSLVLCRTHNKLVDVHGMCESCLFSFATFNRSNAESYRLLVGKLGDDPKFDFDQDPLLVGHNTCSSSRTLCSCCNQPWISRGHSQKLIQIKIFGADAELDMPLSRSIEHNQKEPRKAQDESYMSARTTLMRENGIHPISHVQYAELKVNSDTESEVHCSDNEDASALIHERDNPKEDKSAPRDPASVPKPSILVSQTQVDSKSHGSTSVASTVAIGHGLEELNWQQVGSKADLPPSTAPIVDNHPPSSNAMKPPIEVSKQRIDITGNHEIDQTSVAESGELYKGEVKPLATSETEQWIGKDSSKVTEDLKVLLSQLSTTRGLEQSTSATSPRLSANSGSAMSPRLSANSGSVMSPRLSANSGDLKASDTSSYFGMQIHNKRISLERNESGLSVDGSIVSEIEGESMVDRLKRQVEHDKKIMSGLYKELEEERNASSIASDQAMAMITRLQEEKAALRMEALQQLRMMEEQAEYDNEALQKTDDLLVEKEKEVQDLEAELEFYRNKYPNESMLDNLAETTGDVHARDIGVVHSESSSMEHSSSVHKHVDNGKPHTHSKVEGAATTFGDKDRSSVKATLLDFEDEKIQILQYLEKLEKSLSLLSANGVNSDSSKGDCSKNGGSQENPLSVQHEVSVSSSGHTESLKSPQSNDKGQCDIRCSGPNSADLCQVTDLASLRILSSNVIKRLKALEADREFLEHAINSLKHGEEGLTFIQDIASYLGELRQIGIRRDQISA
- the LOC126619801 gene encoding myosin-binding protein 1-like isoform X2, which produces MAASGTSSALTQKAPQDWSKALVHALFEWLLISMLFVYAIFSYVITKFAYYCGLQAPCLLCSRIDDVLGKEKLGYYWDLFCGNHKSEISSLVLCRTHNKLVDVHGMCESCLFSFATFNRSNAESYRLLVGKLGDDPKFDFDQDPLLVGHNTCSSSRTLCSCCNQPWISRGHSQKLIQIKIFGADAELDMPLSRSIEHNQKEPRKAQDESYMSARTTLMRENGIHPISHVQYAELKVNSDTESEVHCSDNEDASALIHERDNPKEDKSAPRDPASVPKPSILVSQTQVDSKSHGSTSVASTVAIGHGLEELNWQQVGSKADLPPSTAPIVDNHPPSSNAMKPPIEVSKQRIDITGNHEIDQTSVAESGELYKGEVKPLATSETGLETNLVSSNEQWIGKDSSKVTEDLKVLLSQLSTTRGLEQSTSATSPRLSANSGSAMSPRLSANSGSVMSPRLSANSGDLKASDTSSYFGMQIHNKRISLERNESGLSVDGSIVSEIEGESMVDRLKRQVEHDKKIMSGLYKELEEERNASSIASDQAMAMITRLQEEKAALRMEALQQLRMMEEQAEYDNEALQKTDDLLVEKEKEVQDLEAELEFYRNKYPNESMLDNLAETTGDVHARDIGVVHSESSSMEHSSSVHKHVDNGKPHTHSKVEGAATTFGDKDRSSVKATLLDFEDEKIQILQYLEKLEKSLSLLSANGVNSDSSKGDCSKNGGSQENPLSVQHEVSVSSSGHTESLKSPQSNDKGQCDIRCSGPNSADLCQVTDLASLRILSSNVIKRLKALEADREFLEHAINSLKHGEEGLTFIQDIASYLGELRQIGIRRDQISA
- the LOC126619801 gene encoding myosin-binding protein 1-like isoform X1; translated protein: MAASGTSSALTQKAPQDWSKALVHALFEWLLISMLFVYAIFSYVITKFAYYCGLQAPCLLCSRIDDVLGKEKLGYYWDLFCGNHKSEISSLVLCRTHNKLVDVHGMCESCLFSFATFNRSNAESYRLLVGKLGDDPKFDFDQDPLLVGHNTCSSSRTLCSCCNQPWISRGHSQKLIQIKIFGADAELDMPLSRSIEHNQKEPRKAQDESYMSARTTLMRENGIHPISHVQYAELKVNSDTESEVHCSDNEDASALIHERDNPKEDKSAPRDPASVPKPSILVSQTQVDSKSHGSTSVASTVAIGHGLEELNWQQVGSKADLPPSTAPIVDNHPPSSNAMKPPIEVSKQRIDITGNHEIDQTSVAESGELYKGEVKPLATSETGLETNLVSSNANEQVTNVLDLGDAYKLVVVSKGRHLSGVVAEQWIGKDSSKVTEDLKVLLSQLSTTRGLEQSTSATSPRLSANSGSAMSPRLSANSGSVMSPRLSANSGDLKASDTSSYFGMQIHNKRISLERNESGLSVDGSIVSEIEGESMVDRLKRQVEHDKKIMSGLYKELEEERNASSIASDQAMAMITRLQEEKAALRMEALQQLRMMEEQAEYDNEALQKTDDLLVEKEKEVQDLEAELEFYRNKYPNESMLDNLAETTGDVHARDIGVVHSESSSMEHSSSVHKHVDNGKPHTHSKVEGAATTFGDKDRSSVKATLLDFEDEKIQILQYLEKLEKSLSLLSANGVNSDSSKGDCSKNGGSQENPLSVQHEVSVSSSGHTESLKSPQSNDKGQCDIRCSGPNSADLCQVTDLASLRILSSNVIKRLKALEADREFLEHAINSLKHGEEGLTFIQDIASYLGELRQIGIRRDQISA